Part of the Kushneria marisflavi genome, GGAACATTTCGTTAACGCGCTGACGACCAACCTGACCTCTTTTTTTCGCGAAGCACATCACTTCCCGATTCTGGCCGATCACGTCCGTGCCCAAAGCGGCAACATCAAGGTGTGGTGCTGCGCGGCGTCTACTGGCGAAGAGCCCTGGTCGTTGGCCATGACGCTGACCGAGGCGCTCGGGTCGAAGGCACAAAGCGCCAAAATTGTGGCCACCGATATTGATACCAAGGCGCTTGCCACGGCGGCGGCCGGTATCTATCCGATCGCTCAGATCGAGAAGCTGTCGATGGAGCAGCGCAAGCGGTTTTTCATGCGTGGCGTGGGGGCCAGGTCTGGCGTGGCACGGGTCAATCCAGCGCTGGCGGCCATGGTGGAATATCAGCAGCTGAATCTGTTGGAAGCACGATGGAGCGTAGAAGGGCCCTTTGATGCCATTTTCTGCCGCAACATCATGATTTATTTCGACAAGCCTACCCAGAAACGGATTCTGGAAAGGTTTGCGCCATTGCTTAAACCCAACGGACTGCTTTTTGCCGGGCATTCCGAAAACTTTACTTACCTGACCGATGCCTTCCGGCTGCAGGGACATACTGTTTATGGGCTCTCTTCAGGTCCGGGTTCCCGGCCATGAAATTTCGCGAGCAGGAAGGCCTGGCCAACCACTTTTACTTTGACCGTGATGACAGTCTTGACGCCGTCAAGCTGTTGCCGAGCGAGTATTACGTGGCTTCAAAACCCATGGTGCTGTCGACGGTGCTGGGCTCCTGCGTTTCTGCGTGTGTTCGCGACAGTGTCGCAGGTGTCGGTGGCATGAATCACTACATGCTGCCCGGAGATGGCAGCCATGACACCAGTGGGCCGAAACTGCGCTATGGCGAACATGCCATGCGTACCCTGATCGACGAAATCTGTCGGCTGGGCGGTCGTCGCGACAGGCTGGAAGCCAAGGTGTTCGGGGGCGGTATGGTCATTGCCGGTATGGCATCGCGCATCGGATTTGCCAATGCCGAGTTTGTCATGGCGTGGCTTGATCGTGAAAACATTCGTGTGCTTGCGCAGGACCTCAATGGTAGCCATGCACGTCGCGTGCACTATCTGCCGGGAACGGGTCAGGTAAGGGTCAGGCGTCTCAACGGTAGTGACACGGTCTGTCGTCGTGAAAAGACGTTGATCAATGCGCTGGTTGAAGATGCAGTTCATCCGCTGGTCGCGGCTGCAGGCATGAAAGGAGCAGGACGGTGAGCAAGATCAAGGTATTGTGTGTTGACGACTCGGCACTGATCCGAAGCCTGATCAGCGAAATCATCAATCAGGAGCCCGATATGGAAGTGGTCGCCACGGCCCCGGATCCATTGGTGGCTCGTGATCTGATCAAGCGGACCAATCCCGACGTGCTGACGCTGGATGTCGAAATGCCGCGCATGGATGGACTGGATTTTCTGGAAAGACTCATGCGTCTACGCCCCATGCCAGTCGTTATGGTCTCCTCCCTGACGGAGCGGGGATCGGAAATCACCATGCGGGCGCTCGAACTCGGTGCGGTGGACTTTGTTACCAAGCCTCAGCTGGGCATTCGTGAGGGTATGGCCGAGTACGCGCATGCCATCACCGACAAGATCCGTGCGGCCTCAAAAGCCAGGCTCAAGGTGGCTCAGCCTTCATCGAATCCTGCGCCGGCCGCGCTTCGTGCACCGCTGTATTCCAGCGAGAAACTTTTGATCGTTGGGGCCTCCACGGGCGGCACGGAAGCCATCCGAGAATTTCTGATGCCACTGCCTTCGGACAGCCCGGCGATATTGATCACCCAGCACATGCCGGCCGGATTTACCAAATCCTTTGCCGCACGTCTGGACAGCCTGTGTCGCATCAGTGTGCGAGAAGCTGTACATGGTGAGCGTGTGTTGCCCGGCCATGCCTACCTCGCACCCGGTGGTGAGGCGCATCTGCGTCTGGTTCGAAGCGGTGCCAACTATGTCATTTCGCTGGACCATGAAGCGCCCATCAATCGCCACAGGCCTTCCGTTGACGCGCTGTTTGAATCTGCCGCCATCAGTGCCGGCAAAAATGCCATCGGTGTGCTGTTGACCGGCATGGGCAAGGATGGTGCTCAGGGGCTCTTGAAGATGCGTGAAGCCGGTGCCTGGACGCTGGCCCAGGATGAGGCCAGCTGTGTGGTATTTGGCATGCCGCGTGAAGCCATCGCGCTGGGCGCTGCATGTGAGGTTGTGCCCATTACCAGCATGTGCGAGCGGGCGCTGGCACAGCTGGGTGGCAACAATCGTCAGGCGCTGCGCGTCTAGCGCGGCACTACAGAATCGTTGACTCGCGCGCGAGCGCACTTATTTGAAAAGGAAATAACGGACATGGCTGACAAGAACATTCACATTCTGGTGGTAGATGACTTTCCTACCATGCGTCGTATCGTACGCAATCTCCTCAAGGAGCTTGGCTTCAACAATGTCGATGAAGCCGAAGACGGCGTCGATGGTCTGGCCAAGCTGCGCAGCGACAGCTTTGGATTTGTGGTCTCTGACTGGAACATGCCCAACCTGGACGGTCTGGAAATGCTCAAGCAGATTCGCGCCGATGACAGTCTCAAGCACCTGCCGGTGCTGATGGTGACGGCAGAAGCCAAAAAGGAAAACATCATTGCAGCGGCACAGGCCGGCGCCAATGGTTACGTGGTTAAACCCTTTACCGCCGCAACGCTCGAAGAAAAGCTGAACAAGATCTTCGAAAAGCTCGATAAATAAGTCTGCGGATAGCCATCGGGAGTGAATGACATGACAGCCAATGCCAAACCGCAGAACGTCGATGATACGATCCCGCCGGACCTTATCGCCAGGATTGGTCATCTGACCCGAGCGCTGCGTGACAACATGCGAGAGCTCGGCCTGGACAAGGAAGTCGAGAAGGCCGCCCAGGCCATCCCCGATTCCCGCGATCGCCTGAGTTATATCGCCTCGATGACCGAGCAGGCTGCCGAGCGCTCGCTTAATGCGATCGAAATTGCTCAGCCCATTCAGGACAGCATCGAAAAACAGTCGGCCGAGCTGGCAGGGCGCTGGGATCAGTGGTTCGACAAGCCGCTTGAGCAGGCTGAAGCACGTGATCTGGTCGGGGACACTCGTGCTTATCTTGAATGGGTGCCGGTACAGACCCGGGCCACCCAGAGTCAGTTGATGGAAGTCATGATGGCTCAGGATTTTCAGGATCTGACCGGTCAGGTTATCAAGAAAATGATGGAGGTCATCCGCGAGATCGAACGTGAGCTTTTGCAGGTGCTGATTGACAATATGCCGTCTGAAGCCATGCGCGAGCGTGCCAGGGAAGGAAGCAGCAAGCCTGCCTCGGAAGGGCTGCTCAATGGGCCGCAGATCAAGACAGAAGGGCGTACCGATATCGTGACCGATCAGTCACAGGTCGACGACCTGCTCGACAGTCTGGGATTTTAATCCCGGTTCCTGCTTATGTTTCGAATAGCTCTCCCTCGGGTGGGCTATTCGAGCGATTGTTTTCCACTCCCTCCTCGCACAATGTCGGCCAGTGAGCACAATGCTCTACATGATTTCATGGGGTCGAGATGTCCGGCGACAGCGACGAAGAAAAAACCGAAGAACCCACGGCGCGGCGACTTGAAAAGGCCCGTGAAGAAGGGCAGGTAGCCCGTTCACGCGAGTTGACCACCTTTTTGATGCTGGCCGTCGGGGCTGCCGGCCTGGCCCTTTGCATGAGCTGGATGGGCGAGACGCTGTCCGGAGTCATGAGTGATGGGTTGACCTTTGATGCCGACGTGGCACGTGATCCCACTCGAATGATGATCAATGTGTCGGCATTGGGTGGGCGAGCCCTGCTGGCCATTGCCCCCATTCTGGGCATCATGGGTTTAGTGGCGTTGATGGCGCCCATGGCGCTGGGTGGATGGTTGTTTTCGACCAAATCCATCAAGGTTGATATCAAAAAGCTCAATCCGGGCGCCGGTTTAAAACGCATTTTTTCCAGCCAGGCGCTGGCGGAACTTGCCAAGACCATTGCCAAGTCGCTGCTGATTGCCCTGGTGGCGGCCTACTTTATTTATAGCCATCAGGGCGAGCTGCTCGGGCTTGCCGAAGAAAGCATCCAATCTGCCATGCGCCACATGTTGCTGCTGGTGGTCTTTTGCTGTGCCCTGATTTTGCTGGCCTTCATCTTTGTCATCATCATCGATGTTCCCTATCAGCTGTGGAGTCATACCAAAAAGCTGCGCATGAGCCGGGAGGACATTCGTCAGGAGCACAAGGAGTCGGAAGGTGATCCTCACGTCAAGGGACGTATTCGACAGCAGCAGCAGGCGATCGCCCGGCGCCGCATGATGAGTGAAGTCCCAAAGGCCGACGTCATTATTACCAACCCGACGCACTTTGCCGTGGCACTGGCTTACAAGGATGACGAGATGGGGGCCCCCCGTGTGCTGGCAAAAGGGGCAGATGCCGTGGCCGCCAAAATTCGTGAGTTGGGGGAGGAAAACCGTATTCCCTTTCTGGAAGCCCCAGCACTGGCACGCTCGCTGTATCGCCATGGTGAGCTGGGCCGTGAAATCCCCGCAGCACTGTATACCGCGGTCGCTGAAGTACTGGCCTGGGTTTATCAGCTACGCCGCCATCGCAGCGAAGGGGGTAAAACGCCAAAACGGCCCGGCCATATCGAGGTCCCTGAAGAGATGGCCTATACCCCGTCACCCTCGGATGACGATGACAATGAAGACTAATACCCGGGCTCTGAATGGCCCCTTCTGGGCGCCGGACAACCTATCCACCATGACAGGTCATCGCTGACATGAATGCATTGAGTGCACTGTTTTCCCGTGGCGGTCTGAATCAGAGCAGCCAGCTGAAGTTTCTGGCCGGCCCTGTTCTGATTCTGATGATCCTGTCGATGATGGTGCTTCCGCTGCCACCATTTCTGCTCGACATGCTGTTCACTTTCAACATTGCGTTGTCGATCATGGTGCTGTTGGTGAGCATGTTCACCACCAAACCGCTCGAGTTTGCCGCCTTTCCGGCGGTACTGCTGTTTTCGACACTGCTGCGGTTGTCTCTGAACGTCGCCTCGACGCGTGTCGTTCTGCTGGAAGGACACAATGGCGGCGATGCAGCGGGCAAGGTCATCGAGGCATTTGCCGAGTTTCTGGTCGGTGGCAATTTCGCCGTCGGCCTGGTGGTGTTCGTAATTCTGGTTGTCATCAACTTCATGGTCATCACCAAGGGCGCCGGACGTATTGCTGAAGTCGGCGCGCGCTTTACTCTGGATGCCATGCCCGGCAAACAGATGGCCATCGATGCTGATCTCAATGCCGGTCTGATCGATGAAAAATTCGCGCGTGAGCGGCGTAAGGAGATCGCTCAGGAAGCCGAGTTTTTCGGCTCCATGGATGGTGCCAGCAAGTTTGTGCGTGGTGATGCCGTGGCCGGTATTCTGATCATGGTGATCAATATTGTCGGCGGGCTGGTGGTAGGGGTTGCCCAGCATGGAATGTCCGTTGGGGACGCCGCCCATACCTATACGCTTTTGACCATCGGTGATGGTCTTGTCGGCCAGATCCCGGCTCTGATCATTTCCACTGCGGCCGGTGTGACCGTTTCTCGTGTAAATACCGAACAGGATGTGGGGCAGCAGTTGTTGGGACAGCTGTTCAACAATCCTCGCGTGCTCTATCTGGCGGCAGGCGTTATTGGCCTGCTGGGGATTATCCCCGGCATGCCCAATATCGTATTTTTGCTGTTTACGGCCATGTTGGGTGGCCTGGGCTGGTATCTGAACAAGAAAAAGCAGGAGGCGGCGAGCGTTGAAGAGACTCAGCCGGTGCCTGCTGCCACCACGGACAGCCACGAGGCGAGCTGGGATGATGTACAGCTGGTGGATCCGCTGGGGCTTGAAGTCGGGCATCGCCTGATTCCACTGGTGGATCAGAATCAGGATGGCGAGCTTTTGAAACGCATCAAGAGCCTGCGCAAGAAGTTCGCCCAGGAGGTCGGATTTCTGCCGCCGGTGGTGCATATTCGCGACAACCTGTCACTTCAGCCTCAGCAGTATCGCATCGCGCTCAACGGCGTATTGATCGGCGAAGGCGAGGCCTGGCCCGGCCAATACCTGGCCATTGACCCCGGTCAGGCAATGGGCAATCTCGAGGGCCGCGTGACAAAGGACCCGGCGTTCGGGTTGCCGGCGACATGGATCGATGCCAATCAGCGTGATCAGGCTCAGATGCAAGGCTTTACCGTGGTAGATGCCAGCACGGTAGTGGCGACCCATCTCAATCATCTGCTGGGTGAGCACGCCAGCGAAATGATGGGACGCAGTGAAACCCAGAAACTGCTGGATCGGTTGTCAAAAGAGTCCCCCAATCTGGTTGAGGAGGTCGTGCCCAAGCTGATTTCGCTGACGACGCTGACCCGAATCCTGCAGCAGCTTTTGTCCGAGGATGTCTCGATCCGTGACATGCGCACCATCATTGATACGCTGGCGGATCATGGCGGCCATACCACGGATGCCATGGAGCTGACCGCCGCCGTGCGGCTGGCACTGGGACGTGCCATTACCCAGCAGTATTTCCCGGGACAGGAGCCTGCTGAAGTCATCAGTCTAGATGTGGATCTGGAGAAAATGCTGATGCAGGCGCTCAACAATGGCGGGGCACTTGAGCCAGGCCTTGCCGATACCCTGATTCAACAGGCCGAAACGGCCGTACAGCGTCAGGAAGAGCGTGGTCTGCCGGCCGTACTGGTTGTCCAGCATGGCGTACGCTCGCTGCTGTCGCGGTTTTTGCGCCGCCGTCTGCCACGTCTGGTCGTGCTATCTCAGGCAGAAATCCCGGAAGAGCGTCAGATTCGGGTGACGGCCATCATCGGATCGCAGTCATGATCAAGCCCCGGTTTGCTTCGTGGCTGGTCGTGGCTGCCGGGTTAATGGGGCCTATCGGCTGCCTTCAGGCCGCGACCGGCGGCGCAATTCCTGTTCAGGTCCATATTCCTGATATGGCACAGAAAGGCTGGGAATATCGAGTGGCATTGTCGTCGGCGGACAGCGCGCCGGCAGGCAGCCATTTGACCGAGCTCTCCTGGCGTTATGAGCTGACCGCAAAGGGGATATTACCCGAGGCCTGGCTGTGCGTGCCTTCAGAGTGTGTGGCATTGAATATGGCGCAGGGGAGCACAGCGGCTTTCGCCGGGTTGCCGAGCAGTACGCCGTTGTCACTACACTTCGTGCTGCCTGGAAAGGGCATGCTCAAGCGTCCTGTCCGGGGCGGGGTCGCGCAGGTATTCGTTAACTACCGCCTGCAGGATTAATAGCATCAGCTTCGAGGATTACTGGAAGAATAGAGAGGTTCCAGGATAGATCACGACACTGAAAGCAAAAGGCCGCGCCATTTTCATGGCGCGGCCTTTTTAGTCGGCAGTTTTGATGTCTTGCTCAGCCCACAAGATGAGTGCTGGAACGGCCGATATTATGCTGGCGACCGGTCGGGCCGTACATGGTCATGCCGGCAGCGGTCTGAAGGAAATTGAGCGCCCGACTGTGAAAGTCGAGTCTTCTGCCGATGACGAATCCGTTAAGGCGATTACGCTGCGCAGCGGCTTCTGTGCGCTCGATGATACGCTGCCATGTCTCGTTGAGCTCAAGCTTGATGGCTGCTCGATCACTGGTGGCTCGATCCGCGCCAAGGCCTCGGCTTTCGAGCAGCGCACTTCGAGCACGCTCAAGCTGATCCAGCCGAACCATTGAAGTGCCCTTGTGCTCACAAGTCTGCAGCAGGGCTTCAATATCAACCGGATGGTGATCCAGAATCTCGGCTTCGCGGTCGAGTAGATCGATGAAGCGCCCCAGGGCCTCATCGATCTGATTCAGGATATTGGCGTAATCGTTCATCCACGTATTCTCCAAAGGCATTCAAGCAGGGGAGGTGCCTTAGCCCTTGTTCGAAAGCAGCTCCTGCGCGCTTGCGATCAGACCGTCGGCAATTTTTCCGGTATCAACCTCAAAGCTGCCATCGCGAATGGCCTGACGCAGTTCGTTGACACGTACCGTATCAATGTCGTGCGAGCCATCGTGAGCGCTGGAGGGTACCCAGCGTGTCGCGGCGCTCTGCTCGGTCTTTGCGGCCTCGGGTGTGTTAACACGAGATGCCGGTGCCGGGCTGGCAATTCGGTTGATGGAACCGTTGTTACTGTCAATTTTCATCTTCATGCTCTCTCGGGTGAGCTGATAAAGGTGCGCAGGCAAGCGCTGTTGACTCCATTATCGACATTAAAGGCAGGTTCTTTAACCCGTCATGGTAACGAAAGGTGTCGAATGGATATCATAATGTAATGCGTCTGCCTTGTAGGCTAGTGGACTTCCACTATGCCTTCGCGTTTTGCCTCACCATTGATAATGCTGCCAGAGGGCATTCTGACTCGAACATTTTCACCAAGGCCTGCGTCGTTCAATGCCTGGCCACTACTGCTGATCATGAAACCGTTGCCCCTAACCAGCAGGGCTACTTCGGCGCCACGCTGAATCAGAACAGGCGCCTTGACCATGCCTGCCTGAATCGGTTGGCCGGCCGCAATGCGCCGCTGTGACACCTGGCCCACCAGCTGCGAGGCATCGGTAATCAAACGGCTGGAAAGCCGGGTCAGATCGCCTTCCTGCCAGTCAAGGTCACCTTCTTCAATCACATCGCCTGGCATGATGTTGCGATTGACCACCGGATATTGCCCATTGATATGCACGTAGGCCTGAAAGTAGCGCGTCTCC contains:
- a CDS encoding chemotaxis protein CheD (catalyzes the conversion of glutamine residues to glutamate on methyl-accepting chemotaxis receptors), with protein sequence MKFREQEGLANHFYFDRDDSLDAVKLLPSEYYVASKPMVLSTVLGSCVSACVRDSVAGVGGMNHYMLPGDGSHDTSGPKLRYGEHAMRTLIDEICRLGGRRDRLEAKVFGGGMVIAGMASRIGFANAEFVMAWLDRENIRVLAQDLNGSHARRVHYLPGTGQVRVRRLNGSDTVCRREKTLINALVEDAVHPLVAAAGMKGAGR
- a CDS encoding flagellar protein FlhE — its product is MIKPRFASWLVVAAGLMGPIGCLQAATGGAIPVQVHIPDMAQKGWEYRVALSSADSAPAGSHLTELSWRYELTAKGILPEAWLCVPSECVALNMAQGSTAAFAGLPSSTPLSLHFVLPGKGMLKRPVRGGVAQVFVNYRLQD
- the flgA gene encoding flagellar basal body P-ring formation chaperone FlgA is translated as MPLSSLRSYRQRYCHGAAALLMAMGMVCTPAQANEQLIYDVVEGFLLEQTAGESGEVSIEITPSPAAAMACQAPSAFLPGRGGKVSGRTSVGIRCPGDAPETRYFQAYVHINGQYPVVNRNIMPGDVIEEGDLDWQEGDLTRLSSRLITDASQLVGQVSQRRIAAGQPIQAGMVKAPVLIQRGAEVALLVRGNGFMISSSGQALNDAGLGENVRVRMPSGSIINGEAKREGIVEVH
- a CDS encoding flagella synthesis protein FlgN translates to MNDYANILNQIDEALGRFIDLLDREAEILDHHPVDIEALLQTCEHKGTSMVRLDQLERARSALLESRGLGADRATSDRAAIKLELNETWQRIIERTEAAAQRNRLNGFVIGRRLDFHSRALNFLQTAAGMTMYGPTGRQHNIGRSSTHLVG
- the flhA gene encoding flagellar biosynthesis protein FlhA; the protein is MNALSALFSRGGLNQSSQLKFLAGPVLILMILSMMVLPLPPFLLDMLFTFNIALSIMVLLVSMFTTKPLEFAAFPAVLLFSTLLRLSLNVASTRVVLLEGHNGGDAAGKVIEAFAEFLVGGNFAVGLVVFVILVVINFMVITKGAGRIAEVGARFTLDAMPGKQMAIDADLNAGLIDEKFARERRKEIAQEAEFFGSMDGASKFVRGDAVAGILIMVINIVGGLVVGVAQHGMSVGDAAHTYTLLTIGDGLVGQIPALIISTAAGVTVSRVNTEQDVGQQLLGQLFNNPRVLYLAAGVIGLLGIIPGMPNIVFLLFTAMLGGLGWYLNKKKQEAASVEETQPVPAATTDSHEASWDDVQLVDPLGLEVGHRLIPLVDQNQDGELLKRIKSLRKKFAQEVGFLPPVVHIRDNLSLQPQQYRIALNGVLIGEGEAWPGQYLAIDPGQAMGNLEGRVTKDPAFGLPATWIDANQRDQAQMQGFTVVDASTVVATHLNHLLGEHASEMMGRSETQKLLDRLSKESPNLVEEVVPKLISLTTLTRILQQLLSEDVSIRDMRTIIDTLADHGGHTTDAMELTAAVRLALGRAITQQYFPGQEPAEVISLDVDLEKMLMQALNNGGALEPGLADTLIQQAETAVQRQEERGLPAVLVVQHGVRSLLSRFLRRRLPRLVVLSQAEIPEERQIRVTAIIGSQS
- the cheY gene encoding chemotaxis response regulator CheY gives rise to the protein MADKNIHILVVDDFPTMRRIVRNLLKELGFNNVDEAEDGVDGLAKLRSDSFGFVVSDWNMPNLDGLEMLKQIRADDSLKHLPVLMVTAEAKKENIIAAAQAGANGYVVKPFTAATLEEKLNKIFEKLDK
- a CDS encoding CheR family methyltransferase, with protein sequence MTEVAESRDLKLTHEDFERVRRLIHERAGIALALHKKEMVYSRLARRLRTLGLNQFKSYLDLLDGHAESSEWEHFVNALTTNLTSFFREAHHFPILADHVRAQSGNIKVWCCAASTGEEPWSLAMTLTEALGSKAQSAKIVATDIDTKALATAAAGIYPIAQIEKLSMEQRKRFFMRGVGARSGVARVNPALAAMVEYQQLNLLEARWSVEGPFDAIFCRNIMIYFDKPTQKRILERFAPLLKPNGLLFAGHSENFTYLTDAFRLQGHTVYGLSSGPGSRP
- the cheZ gene encoding protein phosphatase CheZ; translation: MTANAKPQNVDDTIPPDLIARIGHLTRALRDNMRELGLDKEVEKAAQAIPDSRDRLSYIASMTEQAAERSLNAIEIAQPIQDSIEKQSAELAGRWDQWFDKPLEQAEARDLVGDTRAYLEWVPVQTRATQSQLMEVMMAQDFQDLTGQVIKKMMEVIREIERELLQVLIDNMPSEAMRERAREGSSKPASEGLLNGPQIKTEGRTDIVTDQSQVDDLLDSLGF
- a CDS encoding protein-glutamate methylesterase/protein-glutamine glutaminase, translating into MSKIKVLCVDDSALIRSLISEIINQEPDMEVVATAPDPLVARDLIKRTNPDVLTLDVEMPRMDGLDFLERLMRLRPMPVVMVSSLTERGSEITMRALELGAVDFVTKPQLGIREGMAEYAHAITDKIRAASKARLKVAQPSSNPAPAALRAPLYSSEKLLIVGASTGGTEAIREFLMPLPSDSPAILITQHMPAGFTKSFAARLDSLCRISVREAVHGERVLPGHAYLAPGGEAHLRLVRSGANYVISLDHEAPINRHRPSVDALFESAAISAGKNAIGVLLTGMGKDGAQGLLKMREAGAWTLAQDEASCVVFGMPREAIALGAACEVVPITSMCERALAQLGGNNRQALRV
- the flhB gene encoding flagellar biosynthesis protein FlhB: MSGDSDEEKTEEPTARRLEKAREEGQVARSRELTTFLMLAVGAAGLALCMSWMGETLSGVMSDGLTFDADVARDPTRMMINVSALGGRALLAIAPILGIMGLVALMAPMALGGWLFSTKSIKVDIKKLNPGAGLKRIFSSQALAELAKTIAKSLLIALVAAYFIYSHQGELLGLAEESIQSAMRHMLLLVVFCCALILLAFIFVIIIDVPYQLWSHTKKLRMSREDIRQEHKESEGDPHVKGRIRQQQQAIARRRMMSEVPKADVIITNPTHFAVALAYKDDEMGAPRVLAKGADAVAAKIRELGEENRIPFLEAPALARSLYRHGELGREIPAALYTAVAEVLAWVYQLRRHRSEGGKTPKRPGHIEVPEEMAYTPSPSDDDDNED
- the flgM gene encoding flagellar biosynthesis anti-sigma factor FlgM, producing MKIDSNNGSINRIASPAPASRVNTPEAAKTEQSAATRWVPSSAHDGSHDIDTVRVNELRQAIRDGSFEVDTGKIADGLIASAQELLSNKG